One Lactobacillus crispatus DNA segment encodes these proteins:
- the rsmB gene encoding 16S rRNA (cytosine(967)-C(5))-methyltransferase RsmB, whose product MVKVVSLSQVKKLSIDKSARAVSLETLIKVLDQGSYSNISLNNSLKHSNLSIADQNLATNIVYGTIQYRLFLEYQLKGLVRTKLTEKYIKPLLLMSLYQLIFLDKVPDRAVLDEANKLAKQYGKRHSAGFRLVNGILRSFTRRGVILPAENNPVKYLSVKESVPEWLVQYLIDNWGLDKAKSVLNSINEPAKNSVRISKLADKEQVFAQLERDNYQPQWSKLSSDDVILSHGGISESDLFEEGKLTIQDEAASLVVEAFDFEQDEHVLDACSAPGGKTVQIAESIVNGDVTALDIHDKKLRLVRDNAQRMHVANKVKTKACDARKATEIFAAGEFTKILVDAPCSGLGLLRRKPEIRYTKRQQDLQNLQKIQLAILTAVSSLLKKNGELVYSTCSISMEENEEVVKKFLQAHPDFELVPFKLTKLESKTGMLKIMPDLDGNDGFFIAKFKLRG is encoded by the coding sequence ATGGTCAAGGTAGTAAGTTTGTCCCAGGTGAAGAAATTGTCGATCGATAAGAGTGCACGTGCAGTCAGCTTAGAGACATTGATCAAGGTCTTAGATCAAGGCTCCTATTCTAATATTAGTTTGAATAACAGCTTAAAGCACTCTAACTTGTCAATTGCAGACCAAAATTTAGCTACTAATATTGTTTATGGCACGATTCAGTATCGATTGTTTTTAGAATATCAGTTAAAAGGCTTAGTTAGGACAAAACTGACCGAAAAATATATTAAGCCATTATTGTTAATGTCACTTTACCAGTTGATTTTTTTGGATAAAGTGCCTGATCGTGCTGTACTTGATGAGGCTAATAAACTTGCTAAGCAATATGGCAAGCGACATTCAGCTGGCTTTCGGTTGGTAAATGGAATTTTGCGTTCGTTTACTAGGCGCGGGGTGATTTTACCAGCTGAAAATAATCCAGTTAAATATTTAAGTGTCAAAGAAAGCGTACCTGAATGGTTAGTTCAATATTTAATTGATAACTGGGGCCTAGACAAGGCAAAATCAGTTTTAAACAGTATTAATGAGCCAGCTAAAAACAGTGTACGTATTTCAAAGTTGGCAGATAAAGAGCAAGTTTTTGCCCAGTTAGAGCGGGATAACTATCAACCACAATGGTCTAAGTTATCAAGCGATGATGTGATTTTGAGTCACGGTGGCATTAGCGAAAGTGATTTGTTTGAAGAAGGCAAGTTAACAATTCAAGATGAAGCTGCCAGTTTAGTCGTAGAAGCTTTTGACTTTGAACAAGATGAGCATGTGCTTGATGCTTGTTCTGCTCCCGGTGGGAAAACCGTGCAAATTGCCGAAAGCATTGTTAATGGTGATGTGACTGCCTTAGATATTCATGATAAAAAATTACGTTTAGTACGAGATAATGCCCAGAGAATGCACGTTGCAAATAAGGTAAAGACTAAGGCATGTGATGCACGTAAGGCTACAGAGATTTTTGCGGCGGGTGAATTTACCAAAATTTTAGTCGATGCCCCTTGTTCTGGGCTTGGATTATTGCGTCGTAAGCCTGAAATTCGCTATACTAAGAGACAACAGGACTTACAAAATTTACAAAAAATTCAATTGGCAATCTTAACTGCAGTAAGTTCACTCTTAAAAAAGAATGGCGAGTTGGTTTATTCAACTTGCTCAATTTCAATGGAAGAAAATGAAGAGGTAGTTAAGAAGTTTTTGCAAGCACATCCTGACTTTGAACTAGTTCCATTTAAGTTAACTAAACTTGAATCAAAGACAGGGATGTTGAAAATAATGCCTGATCTAGATGGCAATGATGGATTTTTCATTGCTAAATTTAAGTTACGAGGTTAG
- the rpoZ gene encoding DNA-directed RNA polymerase subunit omega — MRITYPSIDKLLSRVDSRYSLSVLAAKRAHELEAGDPPTLEHFKCDKAVGKALEEIAAGKVTVDPAHAEVNLED, encoded by the coding sequence ATGAGAATTACTTACCCATCAATTGATAAATTATTGTCACGTGTTGATTCACGCTATTCATTATCTGTTCTTGCCGCTAAGAGAGCACATGAACTTGAAGCTGGTGATCCACCAACTTTGGAACATTTTAAGTGTGATAAGGCTGTTGGTAAGGCACTTGAAGAAATTGCTGCTGGTAAAGTTACTGTTGACCCAGCTCATGCCGAGGTTAACCTCGAAGATTAA
- the fmt gene encoding methionyl-tRNA formyltransferase, which translates to MTSIIFMGTPEFSVPVLEGLIDEGYEIKAVVTQPDKKVGRKQKITKSPAKIAAEKHDLPIFQPVKLSGSDEMQKLIDMHADLIVTAAYGQFLPTKFLNSVKIAAVNVHGSLLPKYRGGAPIQYSLINGDKETGITIMEMVKKMDAGDIYAQEAIKIEPDDNAGTLFSKLSIVGRDLLLKTLPAIIDGSIKKVPQDPEKVVFSPNITKEQEKLNVDMTAEEANDMIRALNPDPGAYLMIEGKRFKIWKAEVASDSSSLNAGSVVANKGRFAISFADNSVLNLLEVQPSGKKRMDIKSFLNGQGSKFVPGEEIVDR; encoded by the coding sequence ATGACATCAATAATATTTATGGGAACACCGGAATTTTCAGTTCCAGTACTTGAAGGGTTAATTGATGAAGGCTATGAGATTAAAGCCGTGGTCACTCAACCTGATAAAAAGGTAGGACGTAAGCAGAAAATTACTAAGTCACCAGCCAAGATCGCAGCAGAAAAGCATGATTTGCCAATCTTTCAACCGGTTAAGTTGTCTGGATCAGACGAAATGCAGAAATTAATTGATATGCATGCAGATTTGATTGTAACTGCAGCATATGGGCAATTTTTACCAACTAAGTTTTTGAATTCGGTTAAAATTGCAGCAGTTAATGTTCACGGCTCACTTTTACCTAAATACCGTGGCGGTGCACCAATTCAATATTCACTAATTAACGGTGATAAAGAAACTGGAATTACCATTATGGAAATGGTTAAGAAGATGGATGCCGGTGATATTTATGCTCAAGAAGCAATTAAGATTGAGCCTGATGATAACGCTGGCACTTTATTTAGTAAATTATCAATTGTTGGGCGGGACTTATTGCTTAAGACTTTACCAGCAATTATTGATGGCTCAATTAAAAAAGTTCCACAGGATCCAGAAAAGGTCGTCTTTTCACCTAACATCACTAAAGAACAAGAAAAACTTAATGTTGATATGACAGCAGAAGAGGCCAACGATATGATTCGTGCTTTGAATCCAGATCCTGGTGCTTATTTGATGATTGAAGGCAAACGTTTCAAGATCTGGAAGGCAGAAGTTGCATCTGATTCATCAAGTTTAAATGCCGGCTCTGTTGTTGCTAACAAAGGACGTTTTGCCATTAGTTTTGCTGATAATTCAGTACTTAACTTACTTGAAGTTCAACCAAGTGGCAAAAAGAGAATGGACATCAAGAGCTTTTTAAATGGTCAAGGTAGTAAGTTTGTCCCAGGTGAAGAAATTGTCGATCGATAA
- the priA gene encoding primosomal protein N' has protein sequence MIAQVIVDVAARQTDRIFEYHIPTELEKDIAIGSRVVVPFGPRKVQGFVVGITDQSEFKGKLKDLLVVVDEMPPLTPELVKLSADLAKNIFSYRIKILQAMLPWVMRANYRKLLVPANDRAAKMPLFQGDPIDLNKITDLAEIKQFRKLLQDDQAKIEYVVENRAKKKKENQYELALKKEEYPKIYNTLRQNAVKQKKLLMDIIDNAADYPKSQSQLEKQLGLTVASLNSAITKGWLNKKSVEVYRDPLSGFDDGEHKTAVTLNGEQQGALNQITQAIEQRQAETFLLEGITGSGKTEVYLHAISKALKQGRNALMLVPEISLTPQMVRQVKARFGQEVAVLHSALSEGEKYDEWRRIRRGETKVVVGARSAVFAPLDNIGLIVIDEEHESSYKQETDPRYNARDVAIWRSKFHNCPLVLGSATPSLGSRARAQKNVYHLLRLTERANQKKLPKVNLIDLKHVQFAGGQFDLSVELVDAIKKRLAKKEQVILMLNRRGFANFMLCRECGFVLKCPNCDVSLNLHKDTNSMQCHYCGHTEPVPTRCPNCPSSQIRFLGAGTQKVQEELEELLPGARILRMDVDTTRRKGSYKKILDAFGAHEADILLGTQMIAKGLDFPNVTLVGVINADTGLWLSDYNASEKTFELLTQVAGRAGRADKEGEVLIQTYNPEHYAIQLAQTQDYERFYGYEMNMRHAGNYPPYFYTVLISIAAKKEQNAAREAFRIKRYLNEHLHEPTIILGPTPSAISRVKNQYYYQILVKYKKEPNLNELLHHVQDSAQEAKKYGLSIFIDNEPERIM, from the coding sequence ATGATTGCTCAGGTTATTGTTGATGTAGCTGCACGGCAAACAGACCGTATTTTTGAATATCATATTCCAACAGAATTAGAAAAGGATATTGCGATTGGATCAAGAGTAGTTGTTCCGTTTGGTCCTCGTAAAGTGCAAGGTTTTGTGGTGGGGATCACTGATCAAAGTGAATTTAAAGGTAAACTTAAGGATTTGCTAGTTGTGGTAGATGAGATGCCACCGCTTACGCCAGAGTTGGTAAAGTTATCTGCTGATTTAGCAAAAAATATTTTTTCTTACAGAATTAAAATTTTACAAGCGATGCTACCTTGGGTAATGCGAGCAAATTATCGCAAATTGCTAGTGCCAGCTAATGATAGAGCTGCCAAAATGCCGCTGTTTCAGGGTGATCCAATTGATTTAAATAAAATTACGGATCTGGCGGAGATTAAGCAATTCCGCAAATTATTGCAAGATGATCAAGCAAAGATTGAGTATGTGGTAGAAAATCGAGCCAAGAAGAAAAAAGAAAATCAATATGAACTAGCATTAAAAAAAGAGGAATATCCCAAAATTTACAATACTTTACGTCAAAATGCGGTAAAGCAAAAAAAGTTATTGATGGATATCATTGATAATGCAGCGGATTATCCCAAAAGCCAAAGCCAGCTAGAAAAACAGCTTGGATTGACGGTGGCGAGTTTGAATTCTGCGATTACCAAAGGTTGGTTGAATAAAAAAAGTGTTGAAGTTTATCGCGATCCGCTATCCGGATTTGATGACGGAGAACATAAAACAGCGGTTACCTTAAATGGTGAGCAGCAAGGTGCTTTGAACCAGATCACCCAAGCAATTGAACAGCGCCAGGCTGAGACTTTTTTGTTGGAAGGGATTACTGGTAGCGGGAAGACTGAAGTGTATTTACACGCTATTAGCAAGGCTCTTAAACAGGGGCGAAATGCATTAATGCTGGTGCCAGAAATTTCCTTGACGCCGCAAATGGTTCGTCAGGTTAAGGCACGTTTTGGTCAAGAGGTAGCCGTTTTACATAGTGCCCTATCTGAGGGAGAAAAATATGATGAGTGGCGCCGAATTCGTCGTGGCGAGACTAAGGTGGTCGTTGGCGCTCGGAGTGCAGTTTTTGCTCCACTAGATAATATTGGTTTAATCGTGATCGATGAGGAACATGAGTCTTCATATAAGCAAGAAACCGATCCACGTTATAATGCACGTGATGTGGCTATTTGGCGTAGTAAATTTCACAATTGTCCGTTGGTTTTAGGAAGTGCAACACCATCGTTGGGTAGCCGTGCACGCGCCCAAAAAAATGTCTATCATCTTTTACGGTTAACTGAAAGGGCTAATCAAAAGAAATTGCCTAAAGTTAATTTGATTGATCTAAAGCACGTGCAGTTTGCTGGTGGTCAATTTGATTTATCTGTTGAGCTAGTAGATGCAATAAAAAAGCGTTTGGCAAAAAAAGAGCAGGTTATTTTAATGCTCAATCGACGTGGTTTTGCTAATTTTATGCTTTGCCGTGAATGTGGTTTTGTATTAAAATGTCCTAATTGTGATGTTTCTTTAAATTTGCATAAGGATACTAACAGTATGCAATGTCACTATTGTGGTCATACTGAGCCAGTGCCCACACGTTGTCCTAATTGCCCAAGCTCGCAAATTCGTTTTTTAGGTGCAGGTACACAGAAGGTACAAGAAGAATTAGAAGAGCTTCTGCCTGGTGCACGAATCTTGCGGATGGACGTTGATACAACTAGAAGAAAGGGTAGCTATAAGAAAATTCTAGATGCCTTTGGTGCTCATGAAGCTGATATTTTGTTAGGTACGCAAATGATTGCTAAAGGATTAGATTTCCCTAATGTAACTTTAGTTGGAGTAATCAATGCCGATACAGGATTATGGCTTTCTGACTATAATGCTTCTGAAAAGACTTTTGAATTATTAACTCAAGTAGCTGGCCGTGCAGGTCGTGCTGATAAGGAAGGAGAAGTCTTAATTCAAACTTATAATCCAGAGCATTATGCTATTCAACTAGCTCAAACTCAGGACTACGAACGATTTTATGGCTATGAGATGAATATGCGGCATGCTGGTAACTATCCACCATATTTTTATACCGTGCTGATTTCCATTGCTGCTAAAAAAGAACAGAATGCAGCTCGTGAGGCTTTTAGGATTAAGAGGTATTTGAATGAGCACTTGCATGAGCCAACGATTATTTTGGGACCAACGCCAAGTGCAATTTCTCGTGTAAAAAATCAATATTATTATCAAATACTGGTAAAATATAAAAAAGAACCAAATTTAAATGAATTATTACACCATGTTCAAGATTCCGCACAGGAAGCTAAGAAATATGGTTTAAGTATTTTTATTGATAATGAACCAGAGAGAATTATGTAA